A segment of the Marinobacter arenosus genome:
CCGACGGTGGGCTTGTCTTCGATGATCGCGACACGTTTGCCATGTTTCGTCGCATTCATCGCCGCACCTTCACCGGAAGGCCCAGCGCCGATAACGACGACGTCGTAATGATGTTCTGCCATGCGCGCAGTGACTCCTTATCTACGTCTTGGAAAGGTATTATCAATTATTGAGCGTGTATCAGTGCTTGCCGGCCTTGCTGGCATCGTAGGTGAGGCTCTCGGCCGCCTTGCCCTCGCTGGCCAGGCGTTCATTCTCCTCTTCGCACTTCTGGGTGTTGCCACCGCAAATGTCGCAGGACTGACTGATACCCAGCGCTCCAATCCCTCCGCAGGTGCCGCTGATCGGTTTACGACCCAAAATCACGCCGATGGACATGGCCGCAACCAGCAGCACTACGATAAACAAAACAAGAAGAAAGGTACCCATGTTGCCCTCCCTTTACTGAGTCACAAATGACGAGAATGCCGGCGTCTGATGCGTTTCAAAGCCGTCTTCCGTCCGAATGATGAAATAGGCCGGGATATTCTCCCTGGTGGCGAGCGCTTGCGCCCGCTCAAAGCCCATCACGTTAAAGCCGGTCGCCAGAGCGTCGGCTGTCATGCAGTCTTCTGCGATTACGGTCACCGACGCCAGATTGTGAGCGATCGGCTTACCCGTTTTGGGGTCAATTGTATGGGAATAACGGCGACCATCCGATTCGTAATAGTTACGATAGTCGCCAGAGGTCGCCATAGCACGGCTCTCCAGAGCAATGACACGGTTCACCTGCCGCCCTTCCGGCGACGGCTGTTCGATCGCCAGACGCCATGCGTCCCCGCCCGGCTTGCGCCCACGAACCCGGACTTCGCCGCCAATTTCGACCAGATACGCCTCAATACCTTCACTGT
Coding sequences within it:
- the nqrM gene encoding (Na+)-NQR maturation NqrM, with the translated sequence MGTFLLVLFIVVLLVAAMSIGVILGRKPISGTCGGIGALGISQSCDICGGNTQKCEEENERLASEGKAAESLTYDASKAGKH